In Kitasatospora gansuensis, a genomic segment contains:
- a CDS encoding acyl-CoA thioesterase codes for MGTPVDQLVDLLDLEQIELNIFRGRSPEEALQRTFGGQVAGQALVAAGRTVEGDRPVHSLHAYFLRPGVPGVPIVYQVDRIRDGRSFTTRRVLGIQQGRSIFALTADFHVPEAGGIEHQDAMPDVPGPEDLPSALDEVGARLGELPPFISRRQPFDIRYVDRLKWTQEELVGVEPRSGVWLKTNGALPDNPLIHVCALTYASDMTLLDSVRAPVEPLWGTRNFDMASLDHAMWFHRPFRADEWLLYQQESPIAHGARGLARGQIYDRNGRLVVSVMQEGLFRPLGDRRS; via the coding sequence ATGGGCACCCCCGTCGACCAGCTGGTGGACCTGCTCGACCTGGAGCAGATCGAGCTCAACATCTTCCGCGGGCGCAGCCCCGAGGAGGCGCTCCAGCGGACCTTCGGCGGGCAGGTGGCCGGGCAGGCGCTGGTGGCGGCGGGGCGGACGGTGGAGGGCGACCGGCCGGTGCACTCGCTGCACGCGTACTTCCTCCGGCCGGGCGTGCCCGGGGTGCCGATCGTGTACCAGGTGGACCGAATCAGGGACGGCCGGTCGTTCACCACCCGCCGGGTGCTCGGCATCCAGCAGGGGCGGAGCATCTTCGCACTGACCGCGGACTTCCACGTGCCCGAGGCGGGCGGCATCGAGCACCAGGACGCGATGCCGGACGTCCCCGGCCCGGAGGACCTGCCGAGTGCGCTGGACGAGGTGGGCGCCCGGCTCGGCGAGCTGCCGCCGTTCATCAGCCGCCGGCAGCCCTTCGACATCCGGTACGTGGACCGGCTGAAGTGGACCCAGGAGGAGCTGGTCGGGGTCGAGCCGCGCAGCGGGGTCTGGCTGAAGACCAACGGCGCGCTCCCCGACAACCCGCTGATCCACGTCTGCGCGCTCACCTACGCCAGCGACATGACGCTGCTGGACTCCGTCCGGGCCCCGGTCGAGCCGCTCTGGGGCACCCGGAACTTCGACATGGCCTCGCTCGACCACGCGATGTGGTTCCACCGCCCGTTCCGGGCCGACGAGTGGCTGCTGTACCAGCAGGAGTCCCCGATCGCGCACGGCGCACGCGGGCTGGCGCGGGGTCAGATCTACGACCGGAACGGCCGGCTGGTCGTCTCGGTGATGCAGGAGGGGCTGTTCCGGCCGCTCGGTGACCGACGGTCGTGA
- a CDS encoding ArsR/SmtB family transcription factor produces MGAQVQPWDAAGAERAVAVLKAVADPARYRLLWALSGAELPVSALAELLGAHVAATSQHLAKLRAAGLVDSRREGTRIFYRAAEGPDVRGLLEAALLVGQAAAGKGDEAAVAGELAAAKARVGRALAPKRVPEHRPKHA; encoded by the coding sequence ATGGGAGCGCAAGTACAGCCGTGGGACGCCGCCGGGGCCGAGCGGGCGGTCGCGGTGCTCAAGGCGGTGGCCGATCCGGCGCGGTACCGGTTGCTGTGGGCGTTGAGTGGGGCGGAGCTGCCGGTGAGTGCGCTGGCCGAGTTGCTCGGGGCGCACGTGGCGGCCACCTCGCAGCATCTGGCGAAGCTGCGGGCGGCCGGGCTGGTGGACTCCCGTCGGGAGGGGACGCGGATCTTCTACCGGGCGGCCGAGGGCCCCGACGTACGTGGGCTGCTGGAGGCGGCGCTGCTGGTCGGGCAGGCGGCCGCGGGGAAGGGCGACGAGGCGGCTGTGGCTGGGGAGTTGGCGGCGGCGAAGGCCAGGGTCGGGCGGGCGCTGGCGCCGAAGCGGGTGCCGGAACACCGGCCGAAGCACGCCTGA
- a CDS encoding DUF1684 domain-containing protein, whose product MTDTAAEEWKHWTERRTASVGAPHGALSLTGTHWLEPEPAEIPGLPGRWWAADGVVLVRAAAADGLRVKGAENAVDGTVELRPDTDPAADLLTLGDILLVPIEREGEPALRVFDPASAGRAAFAGISVYPYAPEWAVPAVFTPFEDDHDVVVPNADGRERPLAVTGRIAFHLAGEPHTLTVSRAGDRLSGVIADGSSGRETYRFRFVTLPAPDAEGRTVLDLNRAYLPPCAFADHFVCPFPPPGNRLSVAVEAGEKQVLTK is encoded by the coding sequence ATGACCGACACCGCCGCCGAGGAGTGGAAGCACTGGACGGAGCGCCGCACGGCGTCCGTCGGCGCTCCGCACGGCGCACTCTCACTCACCGGCACGCACTGGCTGGAGCCGGAGCCCGCCGAGATCCCCGGCCTGCCCGGCCGGTGGTGGGCCGCCGACGGTGTGGTGCTGGTGCGGGCCGCGGCCGCCGACGGGCTGCGGGTGAAGGGCGCGGAGAACGCAGTGGACGGCACCGTCGAGCTGCGCCCCGACACCGATCCGGCGGCCGACCTGCTGACGCTCGGTGACATCCTGCTGGTGCCGATCGAGCGCGAGGGCGAGCCGGCCCTCCGGGTCTTCGACCCGGCCTCCGCCGGGCGCGCGGCGTTCGCCGGGATCTCGGTCTACCCGTACGCGCCGGAGTGGGCGGTGCCCGCCGTCTTCACCCCCTTCGAGGACGACCACGACGTGGTGGTGCCGAACGCCGACGGCCGGGAGCGGCCGCTCGCGGTCACCGGCCGGATCGCCTTCCACCTGGCCGGTGAGCCGCACACCCTCACCGTCAGCCGCGCGGGCGACCGGCTGAGCGGCGTGATCGCCGACGGCAGCAGCGGGCGGGAGACGTACCGGTTCCGCTTCGTCACGCTGCCCGCGCCGGACGCCGAAGGCCGTACCGTGCTCGACCTGAACCGGGCCTACCTGCCGCCGTGCGCGTTCGCCGACCACTTCGTCTGCCCGTTCCCGCCGCCGGGGAACCGGCTGTCGGTGGCGGTCGAGGCGGGCGAGAAGCAGGTCCTGACCAAGTAG
- a CDS encoding ABC transporter ATP-binding protein: protein MKLTTLLRRPLAASARPERAVDGEVLLETVGLTKSYAGADGELPVLGGIDLEIRAGEVVALLGRSGSGKSTLLRCLAGLVPASSGTVSYRGRALNGANPGTAMVFQNFALLPWLTVQQNVELGLEAQGWNAPDRAEAARQAIDLVGLDGFESAYPKELSGGMRQRVGFARALVVEPDVLMMDEPFSALDVLTAENLRGELMELWESGRFPTRAIVLVTHNIEEAVLMADRIVVLGSRPYGTVQATFEVGQDRPRDRNSPAFEELIDQVYRTMTGHPKETATPGRTTTVDRRTPANTPLPPASVDGLSGLAELVAHAGGRCDLADLADDLGLAVDDILPLVDALDLLGLATVGADDAPSDGAGGGDLVLTERGTAFARADVQTSKTIFAMAAISVPLVQLITSSLRQNPSGTLRAGFFRDVLAHHFTSVQVDRQLETATDWGRYAELYTYDAEPQAYRLDENGLLGRQDE from the coding sequence ATGAAGCTCACCACTCTGCTCCGCCGCCCCCTTGCCGCTTCCGCCCGCCCCGAGCGCGCCGTGGACGGCGAAGTCCTGCTGGAGACCGTCGGGTTGACCAAGTCGTACGCCGGCGCCGACGGCGAGCTGCCCGTCCTGGGCGGGATCGACCTGGAGATCCGGGCCGGTGAGGTGGTCGCCCTGCTCGGCCGGTCCGGCTCCGGCAAGTCCACCCTGCTGCGCTGCCTGGCGGGTCTGGTGCCGGCCAGCTCCGGCACCGTCTCCTACCGGGGCCGCGCCCTGAACGGCGCCAACCCCGGTACCGCGATGGTCTTCCAGAACTTCGCCCTGCTGCCCTGGCTGACGGTGCAGCAGAACGTCGAACTCGGCCTGGAGGCCCAGGGCTGGAACGCCCCCGACCGGGCCGAGGCCGCCCGGCAGGCGATCGATCTGGTCGGCCTGGACGGCTTCGAGTCCGCCTACCCCAAGGAGCTCTCCGGCGGTATGCGCCAACGGGTCGGCTTCGCACGGGCGTTGGTGGTCGAGCCGGACGTCCTGATGATGGACGAGCCGTTCTCTGCCCTCGACGTGCTGACCGCCGAGAACCTGCGCGGCGAACTGATGGAGCTCTGGGAGTCCGGCCGGTTCCCCACCCGGGCGATCGTGCTGGTCACCCACAACATCGAGGAGGCCGTCCTGATGGCCGACCGGATCGTGGTGCTCGGCTCCCGCCCGTACGGCACCGTGCAGGCCACCTTCGAGGTCGGCCAGGACCGCCCGCGCGACCGCAACAGCCCCGCCTTCGAGGAACTGATCGACCAGGTCTACCGGACCATGACCGGCCACCCCAAGGAGACCGCAACTCCCGGCCGTACCACGACTGTTGACCGCCGCACCCCCGCCAACACCCCGCTGCCCCCGGCCAGCGTCGACGGTCTCTCCGGCCTGGCCGAGCTGGTCGCCCACGCGGGCGGCCGCTGCGACCTGGCCGACCTGGCCGACGACCTGGGCCTGGCGGTCGACGACATCCTGCCCCTGGTGGACGCCCTCGACCTGCTCGGCCTGGCCACCGTCGGCGCCGACGACGCGCCCAGTGACGGCGCGGGCGGGGGCGACCTGGTGCTCACCGAGCGCGGCACCGCCTTCGCCCGGGCCGACGTGCAGACCTCGAAGACCATCTTCGCGATGGCCGCGATCAGCGTCCCCCTGGTCCAGTTGATCACCAGCAGCCTACGGCAGAACCCGTCCGGCACCCTGCGGGCCGGCTTCTTCCGCGACGTCCTGGCGCACCACTTCACCAGCGTGCAGGTGGACCGCCAGCTGGAGACCGCCACCGACTGGGGCCGGTACGCGGAGCTGTACACCTACGACGCCGAGCCGCAGGCGTACCGCCTGGACGAGAACGGCCTGCTCGGCCGCCAGGACGAGTGA
- a CDS encoding RICIN domain-containing protein produces the protein MRLTRILFTVSALVLTLIPTQAAQAAQAAAVDTVAVDFSTANGTPLHRASGTIYGFTEDGSLPQDHFYTDIGWHFERAGGAQLDSPGGWVAGKYDRRWASTLAQYKRTVALGGSFVILNHDLWGADGGTIPSFPGDNGNWTSYDAFLNRLISDVQANGMNPQWDIWNEPDGSNFWAPPQSQYLAMWARTYNRIRATFPNAVISGPSTAYPPSVNTGWWSAYLDFVKANNVVPDIISWHSLEGNMVLGDPYTMKSYVSSQLTARGITTTRPFQINEYAAPDQQTPGRSGWYISRLERGDIDGMRAHWGAGSNLHNDLANLLTRIGTQYVPRGDWFLYKFYGSMSGTRVAVTEGTAVDATASRTTGSAKILLGNRGVTGDVNVNLNGLSSTGLVTGGQIRAIVQQISNVDGAKGPSTVSDQTLTVTGNSASVNVPWTDSNTGYTVTLQAPGQAFQGVVVAQHSNMCLDDTNLSTTDGTQYQQYHCEGGNQQVFDFRPNANGTYTIVNQHSNKCLDVSAFSTADGAAVQQWSCLGGANQQFTLRPVTGLGTTKDYQLVAAHSGKCVDVSEISTAAGQKIHQWTCSTTTPVPSKNQVWRLYGKV, from the coding sequence ATGCGTTTGACCCGCATTCTGTTCACCGTCTCGGCACTCGTGCTGACGCTGATCCCCACCCAGGCCGCCCAGGCCGCCCAGGCCGCGGCCGTCGACACGGTGGCCGTGGACTTCTCCACCGCCAACGGAACCCCTCTGCACCGTGCCTCGGGCACGATCTACGGGTTCACCGAAGACGGCAGCCTCCCGCAGGACCACTTCTACACCGACATCGGCTGGCATTTCGAGCGGGCCGGCGGAGCCCAGCTCGACAGCCCGGGAGGCTGGGTGGCCGGCAAGTACGACCGCCGCTGGGCCTCCACCCTCGCCCAGTACAAGCGGACCGTCGCGCTCGGCGGCTCGTTCGTGATCCTCAACCACGACCTGTGGGGCGCCGACGGCGGTACCATCCCGTCCTTCCCCGGCGACAACGGGAACTGGACGAGCTACGACGCCTTCCTCAACCGGCTCATCTCCGACGTCCAGGCCAACGGCATGAACCCCCAATGGGACATCTGGAACGAGCCCGACGGCTCCAACTTCTGGGCCCCCCCGCAGAGCCAGTACCTGGCCATGTGGGCCCGCACCTACAACCGCATCAGGGCCACGTTCCCCAACGCTGTCATCTCCGGGCCCAGCACGGCATACCCGCCCAGCGTGAACACCGGCTGGTGGTCGGCCTACCTCGACTTCGTCAAAGCCAACAACGTCGTCCCCGACATCATCAGCTGGCACTCCCTGGAAGGCAACATGGTCCTGGGCGACCCCTACACGATGAAGTCCTACGTGAGCTCCCAGCTCACCGCCCGCGGTATCACGACCACCCGGCCGTTCCAGATCAACGAGTACGCCGCCCCGGACCAGCAGACCCCCGGCCGCTCCGGCTGGTACATCTCCCGGCTGGAACGCGGCGACATAGACGGCATGCGCGCCCACTGGGGAGCCGGCTCCAACCTCCACAACGACCTGGCCAACCTGCTCACCAGGATCGGCACCCAGTACGTGCCGCGCGGCGACTGGTTCCTCTACAAGTTCTACGGATCGATGAGCGGGACCCGTGTCGCTGTCACCGAAGGCACCGCAGTCGACGCCACGGCCTCCAGGACGACCGGCTCCGCCAAGATCCTGCTCGGCAACCGCGGCGTGACCGGTGACGTCAACGTCAACCTCAACGGGCTCAGCTCCACCGGCCTGGTCACCGGCGGGCAGATCCGCGCGATCGTCCAGCAGATCTCCAACGTCGACGGAGCGAAGGGCCCGAGCACGGTCTCCGACCAGACTCTGACCGTCACCGGGAACTCCGCCAGCGTGAACGTGCCGTGGACCGACTCCAACACCGGCTACACCGTGACGCTCCAGGCGCCCGGCCAGGCCTTCCAGGGCGTCGTCGTCGCCCAGCACAGCAACATGTGCCTGGACGACACCAACCTCAGCACCACCGACGGAACCCAATACCAGCAGTACCACTGCGAAGGCGGCAACCAACAGGTCTTCGACTTCCGCCCCAACGCCAACGGCACCTACACCATCGTCAACCAGCACAGCAACAAGTGCCTCGACGTCTCGGCCTTCTCCACCGCCGACGGCGCGGCCGTCCAGCAGTGGAGCTGTCTCGGAGGCGCCAACCAGCAGTTCACCCTCCGCCCGGTGACCGGCCTCGGCACCACCAAGGACTACCAGCTCGTCGCCGCCCACAGCGGCAAATGCGTGGACGTCAGCGAGATCAGCACCGCCGCCGGCCAGAAAATCCACCAGTGGACCTGCTCCACCACCACCCCGGTCCCGAGCAAGAACCAGGTCTGGCGCCTCTACGGCAAGGTCTGA
- a CDS encoding MFS transporter yields the protein MRPVSTTPPAPSEPAPASASASGGIPPEPGAGGGGRWRRLGRGALADLSPLREHPDYRRLWTGQVVSAVGQQMTAVAVAVQVYALTGSSFATGLVGLFSLVPLVGLGLYGGAIADTVDRRLLGLVGSSGLALTSAVLAVQALLGLGSVGLLYAAVALQSGFFALSSPARSAMIPRLVPPHQLPAANALGSMSMSLGTTVGPMIGGVLIAAFGVQSAYLVDTLAFSGTLYAMWRLPAMRPGDGAARKRASVLDGLRFLRSRPNLRTSFVADLIAMVFASPRALFPAIAVTVYHGGPGTVGLLVAALAVGALTGALFSGWVSRIRRHGAAIVAGVAAWGLAIAAFGLSAHLWLGLLMLAAAGCADSISMIFRNTMLQVGAPDDMRGRLQGIFIVVVAGGPRLGDFFAGTAASLTSSTTALLAGGLTCVAAVLLLAARRPAFRHYDAHHPAP from the coding sequence ATGAGGCCTGTGTCGACCACTCCCCCCGCTCCGTCCGAGCCCGCGCCCGCATCCGCATCCGCATCCGGCGGCATACCGCCCGAGCCCGGCGCGGGAGGGGGCGGGCGGTGGCGACGGCTGGGCCGAGGCGCGCTCGCCGACCTCAGCCCGCTGCGTGAGCACCCCGACTACCGGCGGCTCTGGACCGGCCAGGTGGTCTCCGCCGTCGGCCAGCAGATGACGGCGGTGGCGGTCGCCGTCCAGGTGTACGCCCTCACCGGCTCCAGCTTCGCCACCGGCCTGGTCGGCCTGTTCTCGCTCGTCCCCCTGGTCGGCCTCGGCCTCTACGGCGGCGCGATCGCCGACACCGTGGACCGCCGCCTGCTCGGCCTGGTCGGCTCCTCCGGACTCGCCCTCACCTCCGCCGTACTGGCCGTCCAGGCCCTGCTCGGCCTCGGCTCGGTGGGCCTGCTGTACGCGGCGGTCGCCCTCCAGTCCGGCTTCTTCGCGCTCAGCTCCCCCGCCCGGTCGGCGATGATCCCCCGCCTGGTGCCGCCCCACCAGCTGCCCGCCGCCAACGCGCTGGGCAGCATGAGCATGAGCCTCGGCACCACCGTCGGTCCGATGATCGGCGGCGTGCTGATCGCCGCCTTCGGGGTCCAGTCCGCCTACCTGGTCGACACCCTGGCGTTCAGCGGCACCCTGTACGCGATGTGGCGGCTGCCCGCCATGCGCCCCGGCGACGGCGCCGCCCGCAAGCGCGCCTCCGTCCTGGACGGCCTGCGCTTCCTCCGCAGCCGCCCCAACCTGCGCACCAGCTTCGTCGCCGACCTGATCGCAATGGTCTTCGCCTCCCCGCGCGCGCTCTTCCCCGCCATCGCCGTCACCGTCTACCACGGCGGCCCCGGCACGGTCGGCCTGCTGGTCGCCGCCCTCGCCGTCGGCGCGCTGACCGGCGCCCTCTTCTCCGGCTGGGTCTCCCGGATCCGGCGGCACGGCGCCGCCATCGTCGCCGGCGTCGCCGCCTGGGGCCTGGCCATCGCCGCCTTCGGCCTCTCCGCCCACCTCTGGCTCGGCCTGCTGATGCTCGCCGCCGCCGGCTGCGCGGACAGCATCAGCATGATCTTCCGCAACACCATGCTCCAGGTCGGCGCCCCTGACGACATGCGAGGCCGCCTCCAGGGCATCTTCATCGTGGTCGTGGCCGGCGGCCCCCGCCTCGGCGACTTCTTCGCCGGCACCGCCGCCTCCCTCACCTCCTCCACCACCGCCCTCCTCGCCGGCGGCCTGACCTGCGTGGCCGCCGTCCTCCTCCTCGCCGCCCGCCGCCCCGCCTTCCGCCACTACGACGCCCATCACCCCGCCCCCTGA